The nucleotide sequence aactacctcctctttcactatgactttggcagcatcttcatcCTTGGTCAAGACAAATGCAAAGTCCTTATTTAATATCACAGCCATGCCCTTTGCCCCCATGTGTAGGTCTCGTTTTTGGTCTCTAATTGgctccatcatcatcggcagtcccttgaaatcgaggacgacttgcttccactctaaaaataagttcttaggtggctgaacagtccaatatggaaattacagtctctgtcacatgtgggacaggcagtcattgaaggaaagggcgggtgggactggtttgccgcacgctccttccactgctgtgcttggtttctgcatgctctcggtgatgagactcgaggtgctcagcaccctcccacatgctcttccttcacttagggtggtctttggccaggtactcccaggtgtcggtggggatgttgcattctatcaaggaggctctgagggtgtccttgaaacgtttcttctgccgacCTTGGGCTCACTTatcatgcaggagttccgagtagagcgcttgctttgggagtcttgtgataggcatacgaacaatgtggccctccacttgctacctgtttactatttatatgcctatcgaaGACTTTTTGTTTCCCTTTTATGTTACTACATTCATATATCACCTTTCAGAACATTAGGAGAACCCaatgcgcttttcagccaatgaagtgcttttcaagtgtcatcactgttgtaatgtaggctgtAGCAGCAGACTAATTGTGCACAGCTTGCTCtctcaaacagcaaatgagatataAGATctattaatctgttttggtggtgttagttgcgggataaatgttggccagcacaTTGGGAAAACTGATTGCTCTTCTTCAATTATTGGCGTGGGATCTTTCCTTTGATTTAAATGGGCAgaccggttcaacgtctcatctgagcGAAATGCGAGAGGATAAAATTATGAAGAGAGAGACTAAAAGAAAATTCTAGAATGAATGGGCTACAATGGGTGTATTTTAATAACGTATGCCAGTGGTGTACCTCACACATTTAAAACATAAAGCATTATTTCTCCAAGATGTATATTTACACGATCATGTTTACATGGCATGGGCACATTTTCAAGTAGTCGTTTTATTCACATCCATCTGTGATGCTTTTACAGCTATCTGGTCAGGTGTTGAATTGTCGTTTTCCTATATACCAAAAAATTATAACACAATGTAATACAACCAAAAAGACACAAGTGTAAGTTCAAAATATTTAGCAAGCAAGATGAACATACTCaatggaagctcaaggaacagcacttcatctttcgatgTGGCACTTTATAGCATTCTggcctcaacattgagttcaacaatttcagatcataactatcGCTCTCATTTTCTCAGACAgtaggtgctggtaatgattctgctgctgCCATTTACCTCCTATAGACCCATCTATTGTGTGTTTACTTGCCCCAttatccccttttgccttgcaccatcatcccatttgttatttaatcacttccgccttccactctatcacagaccttcccttctgttatTTCCTCCCGGATGCAGTTATTTGCGCTGTGAACatactctgattggctctccattatcacatgacctgatggctgattggtctccttggaggataagccacacccagaagtttctccggtatgtgtaattggaaccgcctatGTCAGCttatgagtgactttgcaaagtgtaattcgagccattctgacttcagaactgagagaggatagagctccaccaacccagcaaaagcctcccacattcctgaccccatcccagcccaaatgcatgcctcccccagctgaagttcctGACCCTAGCCAAAGTTCTTataacccccagcccaagttcgtcTCTCCACCCCCCTGCCCATGttcatgcccccccacccccagcccaagttcctcaccttACACCTCACCCCATAAATGGGACATTTTGTGtgagtcacagattgttaacaggtttattgagtatgaagtgaaaagtgacagtgtcgtgacttccggatttcatccaatcCACCGATATCCCTTGTAACattcaccgagctttctgagaaatcggatgtgggtgtaaagggggttagaAGAAGGTGATCCTTCTCCCCTTCAATTCCCCCTCCagcttcccttctctctcctcctctctctccccatctctctggctctcttccccccccccccactctctctccccgtctctctctctcccccccttgtgtatctttctctccccctccatctttcactcttccccccccccagcagtCTCTCTGTCCTCAAACCCCCTCCATTTCTCTCtatccccaaatctctctctctctctcacggtctcTCTATCTcttcaccccatctctctctcttcccctgtgtgtctctctccccccgtctctctctctcacccctcctctctctgtctccctccgtgtctccctctcccccccatctgtctctcttccccctccacgtctccctcttcccccacccgtctctctttcttcccctccatgtctctgtctctccccacccctgtctctgtctctccccacccctgtctctgtctctccccacccctgtctctgtctttcccccgtctctctctctctcaaccccaatctctctctccctctcaatccccatctctctctctctctctctccctccacacacccctccccccaccccctctgcccacccactgcctctctctctcgcccactccctCCACTGTTTTCTCTCCCACTGAAGACCgcaataatgcaaaggctggaagcaaATCCAGCTCAAGCGGCAGCAGCGGACTCCATGCAGACCCGTCGGAACATCCGCAGCACCTCGTTGCGGGGCCCTCAATTCCGGTACCGGTTTCCGGTCCGTGGAATCTGCGCATGCGCGAGAGGCATCAAGGATGGCGTCCAGGcgcagaaaaaacacagtgcaaataatcactctgtttcctcccctcccacctttccctgcctcGGCACTGGCTTAGAAACTGATAAATCTCTAATTTCTTCCagtttctgatgaaaggtcatcgacctgaaacgttaactctattcttctctctctctctctccacagtttctGCCTGATTCGCTAAGTTTTTTCcatcatttttctgtttttatttataatGTAATATATAATTTTCTGAGTTAACGAGTGAGTCTTTTACCTGCTGCCATGTCCTGGTGCTCAGGAGAAGACATAGTAAACGACCAGAGAGCAGCCCACGATCCATCCCAACAGGAGAAGAACAGGCACAATGAAACGCTGGTCTGCAGCCAGAGACAATATTAAACAGCAATCAGCAAATCAGCAGTATTTCTCAGTTGGTACCTACCATTAAACAGTTCCCGTGGCAACAGGCATCTCTAGATCTTTTAGTCGTTTGAATCGAAACTTGACTTAAGACCCAAGTCTAGCAAGCCGAGATATCCTACCATCCATACCCACGAAGTGAAATGCAGTGTGAATGTGAAGAGATACCTTTGAGGGGTCGATCTTGACTGTGTGTAATGGTGGAAAAACGGGTGACTAtagtagctatgaggaaagattggaaatgctgagtctgtttgaggtgtataaaacgatGAGGGGCctggctaggaaggacctgtttccctttgcaaagtggtcaacaaccaggggatatagatttaaagtaattggggggacgtttggagggaaatttcttcacccagaggatgatgggggtctggaactcacttcctgaaagggtggtagaggcagaaacccttaccacatttaaaaaatacttggatgtgcacttaaagtgccgtaacctacagggctacggaccaagaactggaaagtgggtttaggctggatagctctttgtcggccggcacggacacgatgggatgaaatggcctccttccatgctgtaaatttctatgtttttattctaCGATAGTGAGTCGACAGCCATTGAAGTGAAGGGAAATAATAATCGGGACTGATGCAAAATGAAATGGAAATGATAATcggaggagagatgtaaaacgggttgCCGATTCTCTATTATTATCGCACAGCCAAGAttaaccctccccaccccacacagttTAAACTAGGCTATTTATCTACCTATTAGATACTTCATTCAATAATCGATCATCTTTAGTTTTAACGGGCGAGGTACCAAAAAATGATCCCTGTAACTGTGCGGTTGTGCAACTCTCTGCCCGTCCCACGCAGCCCGGGTGCAGCTTTGCGATGTTAAAGTTCACGCCTGCGCGAAACTGTGAATGGaccgtgcagccccttaaaggagccGCGTGCACCCAAAATATAAATTTGCAGGGAACATTGATAGGGACCTGTTTTAAGATTTACTATTCAGCAGAATATTTCGATTGAAGGAAACTTTTAATCTGTCTTGTTATCTCTGAGGAATAGTAACACAAATGCATTCTGTGCCGCATTAGAAAAATGGCTACTTACCGAATTGTTGCATTGCTTTGGCTGCAAGTTGTAAATCTTTTCTAACTCTGTTCCAGTGGTGACTGGAGCTGCTTTAGATAGAGCTACTTATGCACTTGATGAATGTTAAATAGCTGCCGCCTGGGCCAATGCAACAATACTACTGAGTGTCAGTAGACTGTAGCATTCCCATCTTCTATTCGTCAAAGCCCAGAAGCACACAGCTCAATGGTGCACAGGCTCGAGAGTATTCATAACTGGAGGCGGAGCGGCTCATCACAATAGGCAGATATTTTTGGACGGTTTGAC is from Pristiophorus japonicus isolate sPriJap1 chromosome 6, sPriJap1.hap1, whole genome shotgun sequence and encodes:
- the LOC139265422 gene encoding sarcoplasmic/endoplasmic reticulum calcium ATPase regulator DWORF-like codes for the protein MQQFDQRFIVPVLLLLGWIVGCSLVVYYVFS